A window of Corallococcus macrosporus DSM 14697 contains these coding sequences:
- a CDS encoding transposase, translating to MRKGAPDKLVVVDEMGSRTDMTRTHGRAPAGERLTGEAVPRNRGCVTTVLGALTHQGIEAHMEVEGGTSLEVWDNLAAHKCRALIDVIESRGARVVFLPPYSPDFSPIELAWSKVKARLRKWRFRTRSALRQGIHLALAAISPSDAAGWFAHCGYSVAQAI from the coding sequence ATGAGGAAGGGGGCGCCCGACAAGCTCGTCGTGGTGGATGAGATGGGCAGCCGCACCGACATGACTCGCACGCACGGGCGGGCGCCTGCCGGAGAGCGCCTGACGGGCGAGGCGGTGCCGCGCAACCGCGGCTGCGTCACCACGGTCCTCGGCGCGCTGACGCACCAGGGCATCGAAGCCCATATGGAAGTCGAGGGGGGCACCAGCCTGGAAGTCTGGGACAATCTGGCCGCCCACAAGTGCCGAGCGCTCATCGACGTCATCGAATCGCGCGGCGCCCGGGTCGTCTTCCTGCCTCCCTATAGTCCCGACTTCAGCCCCATCGAACTGGCATGGAGCAAGGTCAAGGCGCGGCTGCGCAAGTGGAGGTTTCGTACCCGCTCCGCCCTGCGCCAGGGCATCCACCTCGCCCTGGCGGCCATCTCCCCAAGCGACGCAGCGGGCTGGTTCGCCCACTGCGGTTACTCTGTCGCTCAGGCCATCTGA
- a CDS encoding ABC transporter permease, producing the protein MNLKRYLRLLGIQLKASGLLSLQYRADFFTEGLTSLFWTFTALAPLFVVYGERPNIEGWSFGEALLVVGWFTLLQGILEGAINPSLTGVVEHIRKGTLDFVLLKPADAQFLVSTQRFQPWRAFNVLTGVGLFVYAFTHLGRWPSVTGLLASVLLLGTSTLLLYSLWILTVSAAFFVVRVDNLTYLFTSIFDFARWPSSVFQGVGRGALTMVFTYVIPLALMTTFPAQAMLGRLPFQSLLGAVAGAGIFAWGSRQVWLRSIRRYTSASS; encoded by the coding sequence GTGAATCTGAAGCGCTATCTGCGGCTCCTGGGCATTCAACTCAAGGCGTCGGGGCTGCTGTCGCTCCAGTACCGCGCGGACTTCTTCACGGAGGGGCTGACGTCGCTCTTCTGGACCTTCACCGCGCTGGCGCCGCTGTTCGTCGTCTACGGGGAGCGCCCCAACATCGAAGGGTGGAGCTTCGGCGAGGCGCTGCTGGTGGTGGGCTGGTTCACGCTGCTCCAGGGCATCCTGGAGGGCGCCATCAACCCCAGCCTCACGGGCGTGGTGGAGCACATCCGCAAGGGCACGCTGGACTTCGTGCTGCTCAAGCCCGCGGACGCGCAGTTCCTGGTGTCCACGCAGCGCTTCCAGCCGTGGCGGGCCTTCAACGTGCTGACGGGCGTGGGCCTGTTCGTCTACGCCTTCACGCACCTGGGGCGGTGGCCGTCGGTGACGGGGCTGCTGGCCTCCGTGCTGCTGCTGGGGACGAGCACGCTCCTGCTCTACTCGCTGTGGATTCTGACGGTGAGCGCGGCGTTCTTCGTGGTGCGGGTGGACAACCTGACGTACCTGTTCACCTCCATCTTCGACTTCGCGCGCTGGCCGTCCTCCGTGTTCCAGGGCGTGGGGCGCGGCGCGCTGACGATGGTGTTCACGTATGTCATTCCGCTGGCGCTGATGACCACCTTCCCCGCGCAGGCGATGCTGGGACGGCTCCCGTTCCAGTCGCTGCTGGGGGCGGTGGCGGGCGCGGGGATTTTCGCCTGGGGCTCCCGCCAGGTGTGGCTGCGCTCCATCCGCCGCTACACGTCGGCGAGTAGCTGA
- a CDS encoding ABC transporter ATP-binding protein, protein MISVRGLRKHYKVHKRPPGLKAALRSLVHRSYTTVKAVDGISFDIRPGERVGFLGPNGAGKTTTLKVLSGLLYPSDGEVTVDGHVPQKREEAFLKKIMLVMGQKQQLLWDLPPAETFELNRAIYDVPQAQYKKTMSDLVELLEIGDLIGKPTRQLSLGERMKCELAAALIHQPRVLFLDEPTIGLDVAMQATMRTFIKEYNEKYGATLILTSHYMDDVAALCPRVIVIDKGLLSYDGGLDALVQRVRPEKRVVLRLSEEVDAARLAPLGKVVTHEPGSAVLQVQQEAVNATITRALSTLPVMDLTVENAPLEEVMSELFAESKARRAAAPEPVPA, encoded by the coding sequence ATGATTTCCGTTCGCGGCCTTCGCAAGCACTACAAAGTCCACAAGCGCCCGCCGGGCCTGAAGGCGGCCCTCCGCTCGCTCGTCCACCGTAGCTACACCACGGTGAAGGCCGTGGATGGGATTTCCTTCGACATCCGCCCCGGGGAGCGGGTGGGCTTCCTGGGCCCCAACGGTGCGGGGAAGACGACGACGCTGAAGGTGCTCTCCGGCCTGCTCTACCCCTCGGACGGCGAGGTGACGGTGGACGGCCACGTCCCGCAGAAGCGGGAGGAGGCCTTCCTCAAGAAAATCATGCTGGTGATGGGGCAGAAGCAGCAGCTCCTCTGGGACCTGCCTCCGGCGGAGACGTTCGAGCTCAACCGCGCCATCTACGACGTGCCCCAGGCCCAGTACAAGAAGACGATGTCGGACCTGGTGGAGCTCCTGGAAATCGGAGACCTCATCGGCAAGCCCACCCGGCAGCTCTCCCTGGGCGAGCGGATGAAGTGCGAGCTGGCCGCGGCCCTCATCCACCAGCCCCGGGTGCTCTTCCTGGACGAGCCGACCATCGGCCTGGACGTGGCCATGCAGGCCACCATGCGGACCTTCATCAAGGAGTACAACGAGAAGTACGGCGCCACGCTCATCCTCACCAGCCACTACATGGACGACGTGGCGGCGCTGTGCCCCCGCGTCATCGTCATCGACAAGGGGCTCCTGTCGTATGACGGCGGGCTGGACGCGCTGGTGCAGCGGGTGCGGCCGGAGAAGCGCGTGGTGCTGCGACTGTCCGAGGAGGTGGACGCCGCGCGCCTGGCGCCGCTGGGCAAGGTGGTCACGCACGAGCCGGGCTCGGCGGTGCTCCAGGTGCAGCAGGAGGCCGTCAACGCCACCATCACCCGGGCGCTGTCCACGCTTCCGGTGATGGACCTCACGGTGGAGAACGCGCCGCTGGAAGAGGTGATGAGCGAGCTGTTCGCGGAGTCGAAGGCGCGCCGGGCGGCGGCGCCGGAGCCGGTGCCCGCATGA
- a CDS encoding helix-turn-helix domain-containing protein, with protein sequence MSSTHSLDLRERVIAAWQEGEGKSAIARRFMLGYAPVRRYIARFETTGSVRARPHGGGAPRKVDAAGEEVLRRLVCERPDATDEELARVYAVRAGCAINHTTVNRALRRMGLTRKKDPSTRPSATPRQ encoded by the coding sequence ATGTCCAGTACCCATTCACTTGACCTGCGCGAGCGTGTCATCGCCGCCTGGCAAGAGGGCGAGGGCAAGAGTGCCATCGCCCGTCGTTTCATGCTCGGCTATGCCCCGGTGCGGCGCTACATCGCTCGCTTCGAGACAACCGGCAGCGTCCGTGCGCGTCCTCATGGGGGCGGGGCCCCTCGCAAGGTGGATGCAGCGGGCGAAGAAGTGCTACGGCGCCTGGTATGCGAGCGTCCCGACGCCACTGACGAGGAGTTGGCACGCGTCTATGCGGTACGTGCTGGGTGCGCCATCAACCACACCACGGTGAATCGAGCGCTGCGGCGCATGGGGTTGACGCGTAAAAAAGATCCCTCCACGCGACCGAGCGCGACACCCAGGCAGTAG
- a CDS encoding Kelch repeat-containing protein encodes MSTQRLDHTATVLPNGRVLVAGGQSSTSAEQYDVPTAQWLGAGQMVAMRRRHTATLLPAGKVLVVGGDATAATTGTAELYDVATGAWSATGSLDSLRSGHTATLLLNGQVMVTGGEDGTGSALRTARLYDVATGTWTATHSMNVPRLGHAATLLPDGKVLVSGGRSSAWGSVLRTAELYDPVTGFWAPAAPMASPRAGHTSTALLNGKVLVAGGWVDDLTATRSAELYDVETGVWGSAGNLMPSDRAHHVATVLHSGEVLVTGGSDGSEPYLQSAALYDPVTALWSSTVSMGISRLGHTASLLGTGEVLVAGGSPDGVLRTASAERYLPPTLPWRAANAMLSARFHHGVTVLPTGEVLVAGGTSNGSTALGSTERYSEATGAWTPSGALLGARYQHTLTVLPDGRVLASGGQSTSSSYLASAELYDAATGTWSATGGLASPRARHTATALPDGRVLVAGGRMSSSFFGMLATAELYDAATGTWTSTGMMSRRRQYHSATSLPSGKVLVVGGNTPEGDTATAELYDLSTGQWMPTGSLSGPRYGHTAVALPSGKVLVAGGWGAGGALATAELYDPATGTWTSLAAMQHPRYGPMSALLPSGRVLVLGGDGGGGVGLLASAEVFDLASGRWHGAGTLPSALTSAGVVTLAGSGRVLVSGGLGPSGSLSSAGLYSPAP; translated from the coding sequence ATGTCCACGCAGCGCCTGGACCACACGGCGACCGTGCTCCCCAATGGCCGCGTGCTGGTGGCCGGTGGCCAGTCCTCCACGAGCGCCGAGCAATACGACGTGCCGACCGCGCAGTGGCTCGGCGCGGGACAGATGGTGGCCATGCGCCGCCGGCACACCGCGACGCTGCTCCCCGCCGGCAAGGTGCTGGTCGTGGGCGGTGACGCCACCGCGGCGACCACGGGCACCGCCGAGCTGTACGACGTGGCCACCGGCGCCTGGTCCGCCACGGGCAGCCTGGACTCCCTGCGCTCGGGACACACCGCGACGCTGCTGCTCAATGGCCAGGTGATGGTGACGGGCGGCGAGGACGGCACGGGCAGCGCGTTGAGGACGGCGCGTTTGTATGACGTCGCCACGGGGACCTGGACCGCCACCCACAGCATGAACGTGCCCCGCCTGGGCCACGCGGCGACGCTGCTGCCCGACGGCAAGGTGCTGGTGTCGGGCGGGCGCTCCAGCGCCTGGGGCTCCGTCCTGCGGACCGCGGAGCTGTATGACCCCGTCACGGGCTTCTGGGCTCCCGCCGCCCCCATGGCCTCTCCACGCGCGGGGCACACCTCGACGGCGCTCTTGAATGGCAAGGTGCTGGTGGCGGGCGGGTGGGTGGATGACCTCACCGCGACGCGCAGCGCGGAGCTGTATGACGTGGAGACGGGCGTCTGGGGCTCCGCGGGGAACCTGATGCCCAGCGACCGCGCGCACCATGTGGCGACGGTGCTGCACTCCGGCGAGGTGCTCGTCACCGGGGGCTCTGACGGGAGCGAGCCCTACCTCCAGAGCGCGGCGCTGTATGACCCCGTCACCGCGCTGTGGTCCTCCACGGTGTCCATGGGCATCAGCCGGCTGGGGCATACCGCCTCGCTGCTGGGCACGGGCGAGGTGCTGGTCGCGGGGGGAAGTCCGGATGGCGTCCTGCGCACGGCCTCCGCTGAACGCTACCTCCCGCCCACGCTCCCGTGGCGCGCGGCGAACGCCATGCTGTCCGCGCGCTTCCACCACGGCGTGACGGTGCTACCCACCGGAGAGGTCCTGGTGGCCGGTGGCACCTCCAATGGCAGCACGGCCCTGGGGAGCACGGAGCGCTACTCCGAGGCGACGGGCGCCTGGACGCCGTCGGGCGCGCTGCTCGGCGCGCGCTATCAGCACACCCTGACGGTGCTGCCGGATGGGAGGGTGCTGGCCTCGGGGGGCCAGAGCACGTCGTCCAGCTATCTCGCCTCGGCGGAGCTCTACGACGCGGCCACGGGCACCTGGAGCGCCACGGGGGGGCTGGCGAGCCCTCGTGCCCGCCACACCGCGACGGCGCTGCCGGACGGCCGGGTGCTGGTGGCGGGGGGCCGGATGAGCTCCAGCTTCTTCGGCATGCTGGCCACCGCGGAGCTGTATGACGCCGCCACGGGGACGTGGACCTCCACCGGGATGATGAGCCGGCGGCGCCAGTATCACTCGGCCACGTCGCTGCCGTCCGGCAAGGTGCTCGTCGTCGGCGGGAACACGCCGGAGGGCGACACGGCGACGGCGGAGCTCTACGACCTGTCCACGGGGCAGTGGATGCCCACCGGCTCGCTGTCCGGGCCGCGGTATGGGCACACGGCGGTGGCGTTGCCGTCGGGCAAGGTGCTGGTGGCGGGGGGCTGGGGCGCGGGGGGCGCGCTCGCCACGGCGGAGCTCTATGACCCGGCGACGGGCACCTGGACGTCGCTCGCCGCCATGCAGCACCCGCGCTACGGACCGATGTCCGCGCTGCTGCCCTCCGGCCGCGTGCTGGTGCTGGGGGGGGATGGGGGCGGCGGCGTGGGCCTGCTGGCCTCGGCCGAGGTCTTCGACCTGGCCAGCGGTCGGTGGCACGGCGCGGGGACGTTGCCCTCGGCGCTCACGAGCGCGGGCGTGGTGACGCTGGCGGGCTCTGGCCGCGTGCTGGTGTCGGGGGGGCTGGGGCCCAGCGGCTCATTGTCCTCGGCCGGACTGTATTCGCCCGCGCCTTGA
- a CDS encoding esterase/lipase family protein gives MKGLQAVVMAGVFVGVLGLAPAAWAGAAKTRYPVVFAHGMGGFDDLLGFDYWGNDYGTFVGKACASSLDTDCNGDLARGQRAFVAQVAAFQSSEVRGLDLADDIEGFMATTGAAKVSIIGHSQGGIDARKAARVLRERRGVTSVAVLASVSSPHRGSPVARYILDLKPGVTSVVAALARYYGDSVYAPGNDAYAAAKQLVYDDYAASDGVVTGMKVFNEKYPVSSLYAGRYVSLITAQHGVNVNPALYLLKEFLFDIDGDGHCEGDGDNDGAAGCGDGVHDEADDDGMVGISSQQMGRRLRYHDAFFGFDSVTEDTSIPVLSGLNAPSRLQSTSMSSVVSQDHVDVVGVGPDTFDEPEFYAALIHYIATQEGGLAAQAPGGGASTSSDSTP, from the coding sequence ATGAAGGGACTTCAAGCGGTGGTCATGGCGGGAGTGTTCGTTGGCGTGCTGGGGCTGGCCCCGGCGGCCTGGGCGGGCGCGGCGAAGACGCGGTACCCCGTGGTGTTCGCCCACGGCATGGGCGGGTTCGATGACCTGCTCGGCTTCGACTATTGGGGGAACGACTACGGCACCTTCGTGGGCAAGGCCTGCGCGTCGAGCCTCGACACGGATTGCAACGGGGACCTCGCCCGCGGGCAGCGCGCCTTCGTGGCGCAGGTGGCGGCCTTCCAGTCCTCGGAGGTCCGCGGGCTGGACCTGGCGGACGACATCGAAGGCTTCATGGCCACGACCGGCGCGGCGAAGGTGAGCATCATCGGCCACTCGCAGGGCGGCATCGACGCGCGCAAGGCGGCGCGGGTGCTGCGTGAGCGGCGCGGCGTCACGTCGGTGGCGGTGCTGGCGAGCGTGTCCTCGCCGCACCGGGGCTCGCCCGTGGCCAGGTACATCCTGGATTTGAAGCCAGGCGTCACCAGCGTCGTCGCGGCGCTGGCGCGGTACTACGGCGACTCCGTGTACGCGCCGGGCAATGACGCCTACGCGGCGGCGAAGCAGCTCGTCTACGACGACTACGCCGCTTCGGATGGCGTCGTCACGGGGATGAAGGTCTTCAACGAGAAGTACCCGGTGAGCAGCCTCTACGCGGGGCGCTACGTGTCGCTCATCACCGCGCAGCATGGGGTGAATGTGAATCCGGCGCTGTACCTGTTGAAGGAGTTCCTCTTCGACATCGACGGGGACGGGCATTGCGAAGGAGACGGTGACAACGACGGCGCGGCCGGGTGCGGCGACGGCGTGCACGATGAGGCGGATGACGACGGCATGGTGGGCATCAGCTCCCAGCAGATGGGCCGCCGGCTGCGCTACCACGACGCGTTCTTCGGCTTCGACTCGGTGACGGAGGACACGTCCATTCCGGTGCTGAGCGGCCTGAACGCGCCGTCCCGCCTCCAGAGCACGTCGATGTCCAGCGTGGTGTCCCAGGACCATGTGGACGTGGTGGGCGTGGGGCCGGACACCTTCGACGAGCCGGAGTTCTACGCCGCCCTCATCCACTACATCGCCACGCAGGAAGGCGGGCTGGCGGCTCAGGCGCCGGGCGGCGGCGCTTCGACCTCCTCGGACTCCA
- a CDS encoding ABC transporter permease, translated as MSARTVLRAFPTLLRVGFAEAVAYRAEMLIWVLSTTMPLVNMVLWMAVSREAPVGRFGEADFISYFLATFAVRQLATSWAAWLINWEVKQGTLAMRLLRPISPLWTYAVESIAAFPMRLLVAVPVVLLSVALVGEKAVPQHAWQWGFFVLSVIGGWAVAFLANVAIGALCFFLESSQKVLEVWLVLFFVCSGYMYPVELLPPTLRAIIDWLPFRYQIGVPVEMLTGAYGWQESLRLLAAQWAWVAVLGGLAAVTWKQGVRRFAAFGG; from the coding sequence ATGAGCGCCCGGACGGTGCTGCGCGCCTTCCCCACGCTGCTGCGCGTGGGCTTCGCGGAGGCGGTGGCCTACCGCGCGGAGATGCTCATCTGGGTGCTGTCCACCACCATGCCGCTGGTCAACATGGTGCTGTGGATGGCGGTGTCACGCGAGGCACCGGTGGGCCGCTTCGGCGAGGCGGACTTCATCAGCTACTTCCTGGCCACCTTCGCGGTGCGGCAGCTCGCCACGTCCTGGGCCGCCTGGCTCATCAACTGGGAGGTGAAGCAGGGGACGCTGGCCATGCGCCTGCTCCGTCCCATTTCACCGCTGTGGACCTACGCGGTGGAGAGCATCGCCGCCTTCCCCATGCGCCTGCTGGTCGCGGTGCCGGTGGTCCTGCTGAGCGTGGCGCTGGTGGGGGAGAAGGCGGTGCCCCAGCACGCGTGGCAGTGGGGCTTCTTCGTGCTGTCGGTGATTGGCGGGTGGGCGGTGGCCTTCCTGGCCAACGTGGCCATTGGCGCGCTGTGCTTCTTCCTGGAGAGCAGCCAGAAGGTGCTGGAGGTGTGGCTGGTGCTCTTCTTCGTGTGCTCCGGCTACATGTATCCGGTGGAGCTCCTGCCGCCCACGCTGCGCGCCATCATCGACTGGCTGCCCTTCCGCTATCAGATTGGCGTGCCGGTGGAGATGCTGACGGGGGCCTACGGCTGGCAGGAGTCGCTGCGGCTGCTGGCGGCCCAGTGGGCCTGGGTGGCGGTGCTGGGCGGGCTGGCGGCGGTGACGTGGAAGCAGGGCGTGCGGCGCTTCGCGGCGTTCGGGGGCTGA
- a CDS encoding small ribosomal subunit Rsm22 family protein has product MSNAYSKDLERWMPRLIAVWRASRGRGGAGGPETRLTPQEVKEVAAGVRQLSLGLTRERQLAGARYMDDPKLLGAYLLFYWPVSYAQARQVLGELPSRPRQVLDLGSGPGPVAFAALDAGGGQVTAADRSKPALTLARNLAAEAGEALATRDWDPTKKGAALPEGQFDLITMGHVVNELYGAGDAAIAPRAALLETILAKVKRGGSLLVMEPALRETSRGLLQVRDAMVARGYAIRAPCMYRGPCPALVKETDWCHAERAWPMPRVVEELARAASLHKESLKMSYLVLAPKDEAWPELTPGRLFRIVSEPLEGKGRHRYIGCGPEGRVGLAMQERHRNERNERFLKLNRGDVISVTETEPKGDGLALDERTEVRMVAPAGKQVPPPPPKEDAPSGPGAGPRPGAPS; this is encoded by the coding sequence ATGAGCAACGCATACAGCAAGGACCTGGAGCGATGGATGCCGCGGCTCATCGCCGTCTGGCGCGCGTCCCGCGGCCGGGGTGGCGCCGGCGGACCGGAGACGCGCCTGACGCCCCAGGAGGTGAAGGAGGTGGCCGCCGGGGTCCGCCAGCTCTCCCTGGGCCTCACGCGGGAGCGGCAGCTCGCCGGCGCCCGCTACATGGATGACCCGAAGCTCCTGGGCGCCTACCTGCTCTTCTACTGGCCGGTGTCCTACGCGCAGGCCCGGCAGGTGCTCGGCGAGCTGCCGAGCCGCCCCCGGCAGGTGCTCGATTTGGGCAGCGGTCCGGGCCCGGTGGCCTTCGCCGCGCTGGACGCGGGCGGGGGCCAGGTCACCGCCGCCGACCGCAGCAAGCCCGCGCTCACCCTGGCGCGCAACCTGGCCGCCGAGGCCGGCGAGGCCCTGGCCACCCGCGACTGGGACCCGACGAAGAAGGGCGCCGCGCTGCCCGAGGGGCAGTTCGACCTGATTACGATGGGCCACGTCGTCAACGAGCTGTACGGCGCGGGCGACGCGGCCATCGCGCCCCGCGCCGCGCTGCTGGAGACGATTCTGGCGAAGGTGAAGCGCGGCGGCAGCCTGCTGGTGATGGAGCCGGCGCTGCGCGAGACGAGCCGCGGCCTGCTGCAGGTGCGCGACGCCATGGTGGCCAGGGGCTACGCCATCCGCGCGCCCTGCATGTACCGCGGCCCCTGCCCCGCGCTGGTGAAGGAGACGGACTGGTGCCACGCCGAGCGCGCCTGGCCCATGCCGCGCGTGGTGGAGGAGCTGGCGCGCGCGGCGAGCCTGCACAAGGAGTCGCTGAAGATGAGCTACCTGGTGCTGGCCCCCAAGGACGAGGCGTGGCCGGAGCTGACGCCCGGGCGGCTGTTCCGCATCGTCTCCGAGCCCCTGGAGGGCAAGGGCCGGCACCGCTACATCGGCTGCGGCCCCGAGGGGCGCGTGGGCCTGGCGATGCAGGAGCGCCACCGCAACGAGCGCAACGAGCGCTTCCTCAAGCTGAACCGGGGCGACGTCATCTCCGTGACGGAGACGGAGCCCAAGGGTGACGGGCTCGCGCTCGACGAGCGCACCGAGGTGCGGATGGTGGCCCCCGCCGGCAAGCAGGTGCCGCCCCCACCGCCGAAGGAGGACGCACCGTCAGGCCCGGGAGCCGGCCCGCGCCCGGGCGCGCCCTCCTGA